ATGCTCTTCTAAATTAACATATACAATTTTACCCTCTGCTTCATATTCATATGCATAGACTTCTACACTTTTGGCAAAAGTTTTATGCCCACATTCTACATAAGCTACTTTTCCAGGCATTAAAGTCATATCTAACAGAGACTTACTATCAGATGAAGTAATTTTTTTATTTGCATCGTATTCATTATATATTAGTTCAACATTTGATATATTAAATGTTGAATTATTCTCTATTTTTGTGGATGTATCTATCTTTCCATCTTCAGCTCCATTTATAATCTCTGTTGCTCCTATATTCAATACTTTTGCATTATCCTTATCTATTGTCACTTCATTGTTGTCTTCTGTTTGAATCTCAACTGAATCAGATTGTTCTTCTTCTCTTTTACATGCAGTCAGTGTAAAAATAAATATTGTTAATATAATCATTAAAAAAATTAATTTTTTTACTATTTTATTCATATTAAGCACCTCATATAGTAGTATTTTATAGTAGATTTTTATACTTTTTCATAAATTCCTTCAATGCTTGTGTAAGTATTTGGTGTTTTTCAAAATTTGAGTTGCTACATAATCTTTCAAAGTCACTCCAAGTTTCTTTATCTATACGTATTCTTGTTGTTTTTAATTCATTTAAAGATTCATTATCTATATGTACATCTTTTTTATTAGATATTTTTTTAGGTTTTATATTATAATCCTTCACTTCTAAATACCAATCATACACTTCGCAAAGCTTATCTAAATCTTCTTGAGTTATATTTATTTTTCTGTCTTTTTTAGGTTTAATATTTTTTCTTGCTTTTGTATTTTTTAAATCCGTATCATTAAACTCAATCTGTTCAATACTCTTATCTAAAACCTTTTCATTAGATTTCTTCTTTTTGGTGCTTACCTTTTTTATATTATTAGTGTTATTTTCATTAGTTTTTTCTTTTTCCAAATCTTCTTTATACTTTAATTCGTCTTTCAATATGTATTTACCTTTTTCTGACTTATATCCTTTTTTATTTAAAAAAGTTCTTAAAGTACTTTGACTAATTTTTAGATTTTGAGCTATCTCTGTAAATTTTATTCCTTTATTTTGAAGCTCTAAAAATTTATCAATTCTTTCCTCATTATTCATTAATACTCCTCCGTCAATATCTTCTTGTCTTTCTTTTCATACTTCTTATTATATTCTTCTTTTCTAAATCTACTCTGTTTGATTCAATTATTTTTTGTAACATTTTATTGTAAGTAAAATCATCTAAATTGTTGTTTTTTATATAAAGAAGTGTTTCTTCTTCACATTTAACAAAACAAATTGATAATAGCCATGCCATACCCATTTTAACATAATATTCTTCACTTTGTATATTGTTACAGTATTCAAAAATATCTTTAATATGTTCATCATCAACATAATATATTAAAAACATAACTAATGCAAATCTAATCTCCCACGGATTTTCTGAACAGACATATTTTTTTAGTATATCATACATGTATTCTTTATAATTATTTGTGCACTTTAGTCCAGAACAAAATCCATCACAAATTGCCCAATTCTTAATTTGAGGTACAAACTTTTTTATGTAATATAAAATCTCTTCAAAATTACTATTTATA
This sequence is a window from Clostridioides difficile. Protein-coding genes within it:
- a CDS encoding DNA-binding protein, encoding MNNEERIDKFLELQNKGIKFTEIAQNLKISQSTLRTFLNKKGYKSEKGKYILKDELKYKEDLEKEKTNENNTNNIKKVSTKKKKSNEKVLDKSIEQIEFNDTDLKNTKARKNIKPKKDRKINITQEDLDKLCEVYDWYLEVKDYNIKPKKISNKKDVHIDNESLNELKTTRIRIDKETWSDFERLCSNSNFEKHQILTQALKEFMKKYKNLL
- a CDS encoding DNA alkylation repair protein, giving the protein MMFSREKWDKLEYNEFLEYMKSMQDIKYRDFNKKLIPGTENIIGIRIPNLRKLSKEINKGNWKEFLEVAEDTYYEEIMLQGMVIGNINSNFEEILYYIKKFVPQIKNWAICDGFCSGLKCTNNYKEYMYDILKKYVCSENPWEIRFALVMFLIYYVDDEHIKDIFEYCNNIQSEEYYVKMGMAWLLSICFVKCEEETLLYIKNNNLDDFTYNKMLQKIIESNRVDLEKKNIIRSMKRKTRRY